TGCCAGAACGTCAGCTCACGATTGATGAAGCGGCCGCGCTCGGCCGGCGGCTCGAGACCGAACTCGGACGCACGATCGTGGGGCAACGCGCCGTGCTCCAGGAGATCCTGATCGCGTTCTTCGCCGGCGGGCACTGCCTGCTACGCGGCGTGCCGGGGCTCGCCAAGACGCTCATCATCAAGACGCTGGCGCGAACCGTCGCGCTCTCGTTCAACAGGATCCAGGTCACTCCGGATCTCATGCCCTCCGACATCGTCGGCGCGGAGGTCATCGAGGAGGACCGGTCGACGGGCCGGCGCGAGGTGCGCTTCATGCGCGGGCCCGTGTTCGCGCACATCCTGCTGGCCGACGAGATCAATCGCACGCCGCCGCGCACGCAGGCCGCGCTGCTGGAAGCCATGCAGGAGCGGCAGGTGACCGTCGGAGGCGTGCGCTACGACCTGCCCGCACCGCAGTTCGTACTGGCGACGCAGAACCCCATCGAGCAGGAAGGCACGTATAGCCTGCCTGAAGCGCAGCTCGACAGGTTTCTGCTCAACGTGGTGATCGGGTATCCCACGGCCGACGAGGAACGGCAGATGCTGGCACGCACGACGGCCGCGCCGTCAGCGCTGCCGGACGTAGTGGCCGACGGCGACGACATCGCAGCAGTGCACCGGCTCGTGCGCGAGATTCCCGCCGCCAGCAACGTCGTGGACTACGCGGCGCGACTGGTGCGGGCCACGCGACCGGGCGAGGCCGAGACCGCGGCCGTCGTCTCGAAGTACGTGCGGTGGGGCGCGGGGCCGAGAGCCGGCCAGGCGCTGCTGCTATGCGGCAAGGCGCGCGCGCTGCTCGAAGGGCGTGCGGCGGTGTCGCTCGACGATGTGCGGGCGCTTGCATTGCCGGTGCTGCGTCATCGCGTGCTCGTGAACTTCCAGGCGGAGGCAGAAGGGCTCGACGCCGACGCGATCGTGTCGCGTCTGCTGAACGAGGTCTCCGCGCAGGCGTGAGCGCCGCTACCTCGCCCGTTTCACTCGATCCCGCGCTGCTGGCGCGCATCGCCGACCTCGAGCTCGCGGCGCGCCTCATCGTCGAAGGGGCCAGGCTGGGCGCGCATCGCAGCCCCTTCACGGGCACCGGCGCGGAGTTCCAGCAGATGCGCCCGTACCTGCCCGGCGACGACCTCAAGCACCTCGACTGGAAGCACTACGCGCGCACCGATCGCCTGTTCACACGCGTGTACCGGCAGACGACAGAGTGGCCCGTGATGATCGCGATCGACACGAGCCGGTCCATGGCGTTCGCCGATGCCGTCGGCGTGTCGAAGCTCCAGTTCGGTGTGCTGCTGGCCGCGGCCCTGACGTATCTGCTGGTGCAGCAGGGCGAAGCCGTGGGCCTCGTGACGCACGGCACGGAGACGGGCGTCGCGTTGCCGGCACGTACAGGCAGACCGCATCTCGTTCGTACGCTGGGTCTGCTTGCGGGAGTGACGGCAGACGGTGCGACGGATCTCGGCGGGGCCATTCGCCGCGCGGCCTCGCGTCTGGGACGTCGTGGCTGCGTGGCGCTCATCTCGGATCTGTACGGCAGCGACGACCTGCAGCCCGCGTTGCGGGAAGCACGCCGAATGGGCCACGAGGTCGTGGTGTTCCACGTGCTCACGCCCGGAGAGCGCGTGCTCGACGCGCGCGGCGACGCGGAGTTCGTCGACCTCGAAACGGGCGAGCGTCTTGTCGCGAACGTGCCGTCCGTGCGGGAGGAGTACGCCACGCGCGTGACGGCGTTTGTCGACGAGGCGCGCGCGTTCTGCACGAGTGAAGGGATCACGTTCGTCGAAGCCGGAACTGACACGCCGATCGACGGCGTCCTGCGCGCATTCACGCAGCAGCGCGCGCCACAGGCGGGAGGCGCGCGGTGACGTGGGCCGTGCCGGCGGCGTGGGCACTGGCCATCGCCGTGGCCCTGCCCATCGTGGCGCACCTGTGGTCGCGACGCCGGCCCGCGGCGGTGCTCTTTCCCACACTGCGGTTCCTGCGCGCGGCATCGCCCGTGTCGCGACGGCTGCGTCGCGTGCAGGACTGGCCGCTGCTGTTGCTGCGAGTGGCTATCGTGGTGGCGATCAGCGCCGCGGCTGCCGGTCCGACGATCACGGCGTCGTGGCGCGCCGACGTGTGGCGCAATCGTCTGCATCGCGTCGTGGTGGTGGACGAGTCGGTGAAGCGCGCCGCCGGCGACGCGGTGGCATCGCTCGAACCTGTGGCGACATCGATGCGTGTGATCGACGGAGGTGCCGCGGCGGACCTGCTCGAGGAAGCTGTTTCGGAGGCCACGCGCGACGCGAAAGATCGGCAGACGGAGATCGTCGTCGCGTGGGATGGATCGCGCGAGAGCCTGACGCTGGCCGATCTCGAGACAATCCCGGAGGCGATGGGGATTCGATTGCTGGTGTTGCGTCGGGACGCGGCAGACGCGACGTCGGCTGGCTTCGACGTGACGGTCGAAGCGGCTGAATCGGATGTCGCGATCCGGGACCGGTTGCTGGACATGGTCCGGCCTGGCGCGGAGGGACGGCCTTACCCTGATGCGCCCGCCTCGGCAGGTTCGGCTCCCGCTCCGGCAGGATCCGCTCTCCGAGTCCGACCTGACAGTCCGCCGCTCGTCTTCGTCTGGCCGGGGGCGACGCGTACGCAGGCCGACGCCGCAGTACCTGCAACGCCGTCCGCGTTGCGCGTGCTGGACGATGTGGCTGACGACGTGCGGGTGCGGGACGCGGCGGAACGTTCGGTGCGCGATTCACGCGCGTCTGGTGGTGAGCATTCACTTACCGAACGCACGCTGGCGACAGGCCCGGACGGAGAGTCGCTTCTGCGCGGCCGAATCGAGGGCAACCGTGTCGTCTTCACGCTCGACGCCACACCATCGTCTCCACTGTCCCTGTGGGCGCTCATCGCCGCCGTCGAATCGACCAGGTGGAGCGGAGGCGCCCCCACGAGATGGAGCGAACGGGCTTCAGCCACTTCGAGTGCCTGGGGTCGCGATGCGATCGCGCGCATCGAACGCGCTCCCACCACGCCCGCTGACGTCACGCTCCCCGGTGGTCTCGACACGCGTGCGGCGTGGGCCGTCGCGCTCGTGCTCCTGCTGGTGGAGCAATGGTGGCGCAGACGAGGCGCGCCCGCCGTCGATCGTGAGGTAGCCGATGCCGCCTGAACTGCCCGACGGCGCGGGCGGCGCATCAGGCTCCGTGCGCGACGCGGAGTGGGTCGGCGCGTGGATCGCGTCGACATGGCGCCGGTGGCGACTCTGGTACGCCGCGTGGGCGCTCGTGCTCGGCACGGGTGTGGCGCTGTTGCTGCGAGCCCTGCTGATGCCGCTCACGACAGCGAGCGCCATCGCTTGTCTCGCTGTTGGACTCGCGTCAGCCGTTGTCGCATGGTGGCTGGCGCCCGGCGTGCGGGACGTGTCGGTCGTTGTCCGAGCCGTCGAGCGCGCGAACCCGGATCTCCAGAACGCGCTGTTCACGTGGCACGAATGCCAGGAGGGGGCCTGGCTCGGAGAGCCGACCCTGCCTTCGCGGGAGCCGGTTCTGTCTCGGGGGCCGACGGCCATGGGAGCGAGGTCGTTGTCGCCGGCGATCGCCGCGAGACTCGTGACGCACTCGCGCGGCGTGTTGCGCACCTCGGCGCCGCTCGTCGCTGTCTCGCGTGGCGCGTGGGCGATGGCCGTCGCCGCGGTGATGCTCGGCGTCGTCGGCGGATTCGTCACGCCGAAGACATCGGGGCCTGCCGATGTGCAGGCAGCTGTCGCGACGTCGAACCCGGTGCCCGTGACGGCGGGCGCTCTTTCGTGGGCGGTCGTCGTCACGCCGCCGTCGTATACCGGCAAGCCGATCGAGCGGCACGAGCAGCCATCGCGCGTCGACGTACTGGAAGGGTCGCGTGTCGATGTCACGTTGACGGCGTGGCCTGATGGCGCGACGGCCTTCATCGGCGATGGACCACTGCCACTGCGCGAGGATGGTGACACACGGACCGTGCGCCTGACGGCGACCGCCTCCGACGTGATGATCGTGAAGGACCGCAACGACGGCGTGCTGGCGGCGATGACGCTGGTCGTCGTGCGCGATGCTCCACCGGGTGTCCGCATCACCGCACCGGGCGCCGACCTCACGCGTGATGCCGCGACCGGGACCGTCACCATCCGCGTCACGGCGCGCGACGACATGGCCGTGCGCGGCCTGCGCCTGCTGTACACGAAGGTGTCGGGCAGCGGCGAGAGCTTCTCGTTCGAAGACGGGGAATGGCCACTGCGTATCGAGCGTCGATCAGCGGCCGAGTGGGAAGGGACGCACACGGTCGATCTCGCCACGCTGAACCTGGCACCCGGCGATTCGGTGGCCTACCACGCCGTGGCGCACGACGCGCGGTTCGGCGCCGCGGGCACGTCGGAGTCCGAGCGCTTCCTCATCGAGATCGTGCGTCCTGGCGCGGTGCCGGCTGGCGACTACAGCCTGCCTGAACCCGAGCTCGGATTCGCGTTGAGTCAGCGCATGGTGATTCAGCTCACCGAAGGCCTGTTGCAGCGGCAGGCGCGCATCGCGCGGCAGGAGTTCCGCGAGGATGCGCAGACGCTCGCCGTGGCACAGCGGCGCGTGCGCGCGGAGTTCGTGTTCCTGCTCGGTGGAGAAGTGGTGGACGAGGTCGAGGAAGCCGGACACTCGCACGAGATCGGTGAAGGCCGTCTGGACAACCAGGGCAAGAGCGATCTCACGGACGCCGTCCGCCACATGGCGCAGGCGGAAGTTCGCCTCACGAACGCCGACGTCAGGGAAGCGCTCGAATACGAGTACAAGGCGCTCGCGTCGTTGCAGGCCGCGTTCGGCAAGGCGCGCTATTTCATGCGGACGTTGCCCAACCCGGTGCAACTCGACATGAATCGGCGCCTGACGGGTGAACGCGTCGACGCCGCGTCGAGCCGGTGGGCTGCACGCGCCTTCCCGGACGCAGCGCGTGCTGAGGCGATCGCGCTGCTGGCGCGTCTCGACGCGCCGGGCGTCGACGTGACGCGCCTCCTGCCGGCGCTCGTGGCGCTCGATCGCAGCGACGGTGCATGGGTCGCAGAGGTCCAGCGCGCGGCGCAGGACGAAGGGACCGAGGGCGTGGCGCGCGTGCTTCGCGCGCGCGTGTTGCCGGCGAGCCCGACGTGGTTGTCGTTGCCATTGCCGCGCTCGGTGGCAGAGGAGGCGCTCGGAGCAGCGAGTCGCCCGTCACCAGCACGGAAGGTGACGCCATGAACCTGGCACCCCATGTCCTGCGCGTGCTCGGCATGGTGGGCGTGATCGCGGGCATCGTGGACCCCGGATGTCGTGACGCCGCGCGCCAGCACCTGCACGTCAGGATCGCCGGCGACGTCGCACCGGAGGCACGCACGCGCGCGTTGCAGGCTGTGGCATCGGCGGCGCCGTGGGCTGTGGTGATCGACGAGGCGGATCCCGCGTCGATCCACTCGGACACGACACCAGCGGTGGCGACTGTCGTCGTCGGGCCTGCCGCACCGGTCCTGCGCGCGCTCGAGCAGCGGCGCGCGGATCTGGCTCTCGAAGTGGACGACGAGGCCGTGACGATTCAGGCGATCGTCGTGCCCGGTCGCGTCGTGGCCGGCATGCGCACCGACATCCGCGTTGGCGTTGGCGACGTGGTGCCGAACCGCGGTGTCGTCCGCGTGACGGTGCGTGATGCGGACTCCGGTGTGGAGCAGGCCCGCGTCGACGCGCCACTGCCACCGACGAACGGGTTGAACCCCGGTCGCTCCATTCAGAAGGAGGGATGGACGCCAGACCCCGCTTCTTCGAGAGGGGTTTCAACCCCTGGCGAGGAGGGCCGCGAACACGTCACGGTGACGGTTCCGTGGATGGCGACGGGGGAGGGACCACACCGGCTGCTCGTCGAGGCATCGCGACCTGACGTTACCGGTGGACCGCCTCCCGCATCGGCAGTGGCGTCGATCGATGTCCTGCCATCGGACGTGCGCGTGGCGGTACTCGAGGCGCGTCCGACGTGGAGCGCGCGCTTCGCGCGACTGGCACTCCAGGATGTGGATGGCGTGCGCCTCACGACGGATGTGCGCCTGGCGCCAGGCGTAGCCGTGCGCACGACGTCGGCCGGCGATGGGGACGCGTCGACAGCCGGTGGCGATGACGAGGCGCAGGTGCGGATCGTCGGCGGGCTTGATGCCCTGACGTCGGAAGACGTCGCTGCGCTCGCGCGCGCGGTGCGCGATCGTGGGCGTGCGGTGGTGCTGCTGGCGGACGAGGTGCCGGCGCCGGGGCCCTGGCGCCGACTCTGGCCCGATCCCACGGGCTCGCTCAGGCAGTCGGTCAGCCTCGCCACCGGCCGCATCGGCGGCCACGCCTGGAAGATGCGCGAGTGGCTGGACCTCCCTCCGTCGACGGCAGTCACGCCGTTGGCGTCGCTCGACGCGGGCTCCACGCCCTTTGTGGCGGGACGTGGGCTGGGTGCGGGGCGCGTCGTGCTCGTGGCGGCGCTCGACGCGTGGCGCTGGCGGGCGGAGGACGACGCGGCGTACGCGGCAGGTTGGCGGGCACTGGTGCAGCGGCTCGCGGCCGATGTTCCGGAGCCCGTCGAGAGCACCGTGTGGGTCACGGGGCACGGGCGGCAGCGCTGGCTGCACGTCGCCGTCGCCGTGCGCGCCGACGTGGTGGCGCGCGACCCGGCGGTCGCGGCCGTGGTGACCGGTGACGACGATCGTCCGGTCCCGCTCCAACGGGTCGCGTCGGGGACGTGGCGCGGGGCCGTACGCGCGCCTGAGGCGGCCGGCGTAGAGATCACGACGACCGCGACAGCAGCAGCGGAAGTGGTCGGACGAGCACAAGACGTGGTAGACCTTGGCCCGTTCCGACGCCCGGCGGCGTGGCTGGACGTGACGCGGCACCAGGTGTGGCGCGGCGGTGTCGCGGCGCCGCGGGGGCAGTGGAGCGATGCCCTCACGCAGGTGCGTACGCGGCTCGCGGGAGTCGAGGGCGCGCGATGGTACATGACCCGGACGTGGGGATTTGCGGCGCTGGTGCTGGCGCTGCTTGGCACGGAGTGGATTCTCCGGCGCCTGAACGGAGCACGGTGAGGATGATGAGGGGAGCAAGATGGCGCAGAACCGACGAGACTTCCTGAAGACGGCCGGCGCGGCCGGTGCCGCGTTGTCGTTGAGCGACTGGTGGATGGCACCGACGTCCGCGCAGGCCCCGAAAGGGCAGAGCGGCCCGTGGCGCACGTGGGGGGCCGATGTCCTGAAGCAGGCCAAGGGGCTCGGCTGCACGTATGCCGAGATCCGGTTCGGCCGGAAGCGGTCGCAGGCGTTGAACGTACGTAACGGACAACTGACGAGTGGCGGTGGGTTCAGCTTCGGCGGCTTCGGGTCGGCGCCCGGTGGCGGCATCAGCGACACGTTCGGCTTCGGCGTGCGCGTCATCCACTCCGGCGTCTGGGGCTTTGCCAGCAGTCCGATCGTGACGGCTGAGGAGATCCGTCGCGTGGTGCAGCGCGCCACCGACGTGGCGAAGGCCAGCGCCGTCGCCAAGCGTTTCGACGTGAAGCTGGCGCCGGTGTCCGCGTACGACGAGTTCTACGAAACGCCGCACACGCGCGATCCGTTCGAGGTGTCGCTCGAAGAGACGATCGCGCTGCTGGTGGACGCCACGACGGCGATCCAGAAGAACAAGCAGGTCCTGTTCGCCACCGCGCAGGTGAGCTTTTCGCACGACTGGAAGTTCCTCGTCACGTCCGAGGGGTCGTTCATCGAACAGAGCCTGTACTACTGCTCTTGTGGCGCGTCGGCCACCGCGCGCACCAAGGGGCAGGTCAAGACGCGCGTGTACACGCCCGGTGCGTCGACGGCGGGGTACGAGTTCCTGGTGAACGCGGACCTGAAGGGCAACGCGGAACGCGTGGCCGCCGAAGCGGTGGAACACAGCATGGCCGCGCCCGTGCAGTCGGGACTGAAGGACCTCGTGCTGAAGCCGTCGCACCTGGCGCTGACGATGCACGAGATCATCGCGCATCCCACCGAGCTCGATCGCATCGTCGGCTACGAGGCCAACTATGCGGGCACGAGCTTCGTGAAGCTGTCGGACCTGAAGACGCTGAAGTACGGCAGTCCGCTGCTCAACGTGTACGCCGACAGGACGCACGTGGGCGCGTGCGGCACCGTGGGTTTTGACGATGACGGGGTGAAGTCGCAGCGCTGGCCGATCATCCAGGACGGCATCCTCGTGGGCTTGCAGACCAACCGCGAGACGGCGCACTACATGGGGGAGACCGAGAGCCGCGGCTGCACGTTCGCCAACCACTGGCGGAACTACCCGTTCCTGCGCATGCCGAACATCCAGATGGAACCCGGCAAGCCCGGGTCGCCGACGCTCGAGCAGATGATCGCTGACGTCAAGGACGGCGTGCTCGTGGACGGCGCCGGCAGCTTCAGCATCGACCAGCAGCGCTACAACGGCCAGTTCGGCGGCAACGCCTTCTGGGAGATCAAGAACGGCAAGGTCACGCGCATGGTGACCGACTTCACCTACAACGCCATCACCACCGACTTCTGGGCGAACCTCGACGCCGTCGGGCCTCCGGAGAGTTGGGAGCACCACGGCATGGACGGTGATGCCAAGGGACAGCCCGTCCAGTCCAACTATCCGTCGCATGGTTCGTCGCCCTGCCTGATCCGCAAGGTCATGGTCGGTGCGGCGTTCGCCTGACGACTTCGACGCTTCGACTTTCCGAGGATGCGATGAGTTGCTCACGTGAAGCAGTGAAAGCGATCACCGACAAGATCCTGAACATGGCCAAGGCCGACGCGGTCGAGGTCGACTTCCAGGGCGGCGAGCGGTCAGCCACGCGGTACGCCAATTCGAGCATCACCGCCAACCTGATCGAGCACGATCAGCAGGTCAACATCACCGTCTACTACGGGCAGAAGAGCGCGACGACGATCACGCACCAGTTCGACGATGCGTCGCTGAAGACGGCCATCGAGCAGGCGCAGGCGTTGGCCAAGCGCAAGCCCGACAACCCTGAAGCGATGCCGCTCGTGAAGCCGCCGCAGAACTATGCGCCGGTCGACGCGGTGATCGATCGCACGGTGGACTTCGGGCCTGCCGAACGCGCGGCGATGGTGAAGAAGAGCCTCGACATCTGCGAGAAGAAGGGCGTGGTCGGCGCGGGCTACATCCCGAAGCTGCACTGGACCAACGCCACGGCCAACAGCGAAGGGTTGTTCTCGTACTTCCGGTACGCGGAGGCGAGCTTCATCCTCACGTGCCGCACGCCGGACGGCACGGGCTCGTGCTGGGCCGGGCAGACAGGCCTGAAGGACGTGAACCTGATCGATCCCGTCTCGATCACCGAGCGGGCGTCCGAGAAGGCGCTGAAGTCGCAGAAGCCGCGCGCGATCGAACCCGGCGACTACACGGTGATCCTCGAGTCGCGTCCTGCGGCGCGGTTCCTCTCGCTGCTGCTCACCTCGATGGACGCGCGCGCCGCGGAAGAAGGCCGCAGCTTCATGAGCGGTGCCGAGCGCGGACAGACCAAGGTGGGGCAGAAGCTGTTTGGCGACAACGTCACGCTGCGCAGCGTGATGAATCATCCCGTGCTGCGGCAGTCGCCCATCGGCGAGGACGGTCTGGCCGCGCAGGACGTCGCCTGGATCGAGAAGGGCGTGGTCAAGAACCTGTACTACAACCGCTTCTGGGCCCAGAAGACAGGCAAGACGCCCACGGCGACGTCTCCGGGCATGAGCCTGGTGATGGACGGCGGGACGACGTCGGTCGAGGAGATGATCAGGACCACGAAGCGGGGGCTGCTCGTGTCGTTCTTCTGGTACATGCGTCCCGTCGAGGCGATGTCGATCCTGTACACGGGCATGACGCGCGACGGACTGTTCCTCATCGAGAACGGCGAGATCACGGCGCCCGTGCAGAACTTCCGCTGGAACGAAACGCCAGTGGTGGGCTTCAACAACATCAGCGCGCTCGGCCCTGCCGAGCCGATGCACACCGGCGAGGCGTACGACCAGCCGGGCACGGCGATGGTGCCGCCGATGCGCATCGAGGACTTCACCATGACGTCCGTCTCTCCGGCGGTCTGAGGCAGGCATGAGCACGAATCGTCGGGATTTCATCAAGACCATCGGCGCCACGGGCGTCGCGCTCGCGTCGAGCGATCTCGTCGCGTCGCTCGTGGCGCGGTCGCCGAAGGGGCAGGTCCTCGCCTCGCAGTTCAAGGGCCTGTCCGACGTGGCGCTCGCCGAGGCCAAGCGCCTCGGCGCGACGTACTGCGACGTCCGCTTCACGCGCAACATCAGCGACTCGATCACCGTGCGCGACAAGATCGTCGGCGGGGGCGGCTTCGGCGGCTTCGGTGGCGGTGGCGGACGGCACGAGAGCGCCGGGTTCGGCGTCCGTGTGCTGCACAGTGGCGTCTGGGGGTTTGCCAGCAGCCCGAACGTCGGCGAGGCGGAGATCCGAGCCATCACGCGTCAGGCCGTGGACGTCGCGAAGGCGAGTGCGGTGGCCAAGCGCTTCGACGTGAAGTTGGCGCCGACGGCGGCGTACCAGACGTCGTGGGCCACGCCGATCACGGTGGATCCGGCTACCGTGTCGCTCGACGACAAGATCGCGTTCCTGCTCGGCATCAACGAGCAGCTGATGAAGACCAAGGGCGTGATCCGCACGCAGTCGTCGATCGCCCAGGACTACGAGTGGAAGTACTTCGCCTCGTCCGAGGGCTCCTACATCGAGCAGGAGACGTGGCGCATGGCCCCGAGCTTCACGGCCACGGCGCGCGCCGGGAGCAAGGTGAAGTCGCGCACGTTCACCGTGCAGGCCCGCACGGGCGGCTACGAGGTGGTGACGGGCGGCGGCATGCTCGAGAACGCGGATCGGATCGCGGCCGAGGCCGTCGAGCACGCGATGGCGCCGCCGGTGTCGCCCGGGCTCAAGGACGTCATCATGACGCCCTCGCATTCGATGCTCACGATCCACGAGATCATCGGCCACCCGACCGAGCTCGATCGCATCCTCGGCTACGAGGCCAACTACGCCGGCACGAGCTTCATCAAGGTGTCGGACGTCGGCAAGATGAAGTACGGCAGCAAGCTGTTCAACGTCACGGCCGATCGCACGATTGCCGGCGGCCTCTGCACCGTGGGCTACGACGATGACGGCGTGAAGACGCAGTCGTGGCCGATCGTGCGCGAGGGCATCCTGGTGGGGCTGCAGACAAACCGCGAGACGGCGCACTTCATGGGCGAGACCGAGAGCCGCGGCTGCACGTTCGCCACGACGTGGCGCAACTATCCGTTCCTCCGGATGTCGAACCTGCACGTCGAGCCCGGCGACGACAAGGCGCCGAGCGCCGAGGAGCTCATCGCCGACACGAAGGACGGGTTGCTCATCGACGGACGCGGCAGCTATTCGATCGATCAGCAGCGCTACAACGGCCAGTTCGGCGGCGATGCGTTCTGGGAGATCAAGAACGGCAAGAAGGTGCGGATGGTGTCGGATGTGACCTACAACGCCATCACCACCGACTTCTACGGCAACCTCGATGCGGTGACCAACAAGGCGTCATGGGAGATGCACGGGACCACGGGCGACGCCAAGGGCCAGCCCGTGCAGATCAACCACATCTCCCACGGTGCCCCGTGGATGCGCGTCCGCCAGATCATGGTCGGCGCGGCCTACCTCTAGCGCCGTCGCACGGGCGTCCGCCGTCGCGCAGCGCGCTGCGGCGGACCGTGCGATCCCTCCCATTCCGCCTGGAGGCAGGGGCATCGGCCCCAGGCCTCCACACCGCAGAGGCTT
The nucleotide sequence above comes from Acidobacteriota bacterium. Encoded proteins:
- a CDS encoding MoxR family ATPase; the protein is MPERQLTIDEAAALGRRLETELGRTIVGQRAVLQEILIAFFAGGHCLLRGVPGLAKTLIIKTLARTVALSFNRIQVTPDLMPSDIVGAEVIEEDRSTGRREVRFMRGPVFAHILLADEINRTPPRTQAALLEAMQERQVTVGGVRYDLPAPQFVLATQNPIEQEGTYSLPEAQLDRFLLNVVIGYPTADEERQMLARTTAAPSALPDVVADGDDIAAVHRLVREIPAASNVVDYAARLVRATRPGEAETAAVVSKYVRWGAGPRAGQALLLCGKARALLEGRAAVSLDDVRALALPVLRHRVLVNFQAEAEGLDADAIVSRLLNEVSAQA
- a CDS encoding DUF58 domain-containing protein, yielding MSAATSPVSLDPALLARIADLELAARLIVEGARLGAHRSPFTGTGAEFQQMRPYLPGDDLKHLDWKHYARTDRLFTRVYRQTTEWPVMIAIDTSRSMAFADAVGVSKLQFGVLLAAALTYLLVQQGEAVGLVTHGTETGVALPARTGRPHLVRTLGLLAGVTADGATDLGGAIRRAASRLGRRGCVALISDLYGSDDLQPALREARRMGHEVVVFHVLTPGERVLDARGDAEFVDLETGERLVANVPSVREEYATRVTAFVDEARAFCTSEGITFVEAGTDTPIDGVLRAFTQQRAPQAGGAR
- a CDS encoding DUF4175 family protein, with the protein product MPPELPDGAGGASGSVRDAEWVGAWIASTWRRWRLWYAAWALVLGTGVALLLRALLMPLTTASAIACLAVGLASAVVAWWLAPGVRDVSVVVRAVERANPDLQNALFTWHECQEGAWLGEPTLPSREPVLSRGPTAMGARSLSPAIAARLVTHSRGVLRTSAPLVAVSRGAWAMAVAAVMLGVVGGFVTPKTSGPADVQAAVATSNPVPVTAGALSWAVVVTPPSYTGKPIERHEQPSRVDVLEGSRVDVTLTAWPDGATAFIGDGPLPLREDGDTRTVRLTATASDVMIVKDRNDGVLAAMTLVVVRDAPPGVRITAPGADLTRDAATGTVTIRVTARDDMAVRGLRLLYTKVSGSGESFSFEDGEWPLRIERRSAAEWEGTHTVDLATLNLAPGDSVAYHAVAHDARFGAAGTSESERFLIEIVRPGAVPAGDYSLPEPELGFALSQRMVIQLTEGLLQRQARIARQEFREDAQTLAVAQRRVRAEFVFLLGGEVVDEVEEAGHSHEIGEGRLDNQGKSDLTDAVRHMAQAEVRLTNADVREALEYEYKALASLQAAFGKARYFMRTLPNPVQLDMNRRLTGERVDAASSRWAARAFPDAARAEAIALLARLDAPGVDVTRLLPALVALDRSDGAWVAEVQRAAQDEGTEGVARVLRARVLPASPTWLSLPLPRSVAEEALGAASRPSPARKVTP
- a CDS encoding BatA domain-containing protein, whose protein sequence is MTWAVPAAWALAIAVALPIVAHLWSRRRPAAVLFPTLRFLRAASPVSRRLRRVQDWPLLLLRVAIVVAISAAAAGPTITASWRADVWRNRLHRVVVVDESVKRAAGDAVASLEPVATSMRVIDGGAAADLLEEAVSEATRDAKDRQTEIVVAWDGSRESLTLADLETIPEAMGIRLLVLRRDAADATSAGFDVTVEAAESDVAIRDRLLDMVRPGAEGRPYPDAPASAGSAPAPAGSALRVRPDSPPLVFVWPGATRTQADAAVPATPSALRVLDDVADDVRVRDAAERSVRDSRASGGEHSLTERTLATGPDGESLLRGRIEGNRVVFTLDATPSSPLSLWALIAAVESTRWSGGAPTRWSERASATSSAWGRDAIARIERAPTTPADVTLPGGLDTRAAWAVALVLLLVEQWWRRRGAPAVDREVADAA
- a CDS encoding TldD/PmbA family protein — encoded protein: MSTNRRDFIKTIGATGVALASSDLVASLVARSPKGQVLASQFKGLSDVALAEAKRLGATYCDVRFTRNISDSITVRDKIVGGGGFGGFGGGGGRHESAGFGVRVLHSGVWGFASSPNVGEAEIRAITRQAVDVAKASAVAKRFDVKLAPTAAYQTSWATPITVDPATVSLDDKIAFLLGINEQLMKTKGVIRTQSSIAQDYEWKYFASSEGSYIEQETWRMAPSFTATARAGSKVKSRTFTVQARTGGYEVVTGGGMLENADRIAAEAVEHAMAPPVSPGLKDVIMTPSHSMLTIHEIIGHPTELDRILGYEANYAGTSFIKVSDVGKMKYGSKLFNVTADRTIAGGLCTVGYDDDGVKTQSWPIVREGILVGLQTNRETAHFMGETESRGCTFATTWRNYPFLRMSNLHVEPGDDKAPSAEELIADTKDGLLIDGRGSYSIDQQRYNGQFGGDAFWEIKNGKKVRMVSDVTYNAITTDFYGNLDAVTNKASWEMHGTTGDAKGQPVQINHISHGAPWMRVRQIMVGAAYL
- a CDS encoding TldD/PmbA family protein, whose amino-acid sequence is MAQNRRDFLKTAGAAGAALSLSDWWMAPTSAQAPKGQSGPWRTWGADVLKQAKGLGCTYAEIRFGRKRSQALNVRNGQLTSGGGFSFGGFGSAPGGGISDTFGFGVRVIHSGVWGFASSPIVTAEEIRRVVQRATDVAKASAVAKRFDVKLAPVSAYDEFYETPHTRDPFEVSLEETIALLVDATTAIQKNKQVLFATAQVSFSHDWKFLVTSEGSFIEQSLYYCSCGASATARTKGQVKTRVYTPGASTAGYEFLVNADLKGNAERVAAEAVEHSMAAPVQSGLKDLVLKPSHLALTMHEIIAHPTELDRIVGYEANYAGTSFVKLSDLKTLKYGSPLLNVYADRTHVGACGTVGFDDDGVKSQRWPIIQDGILVGLQTNRETAHYMGETESRGCTFANHWRNYPFLRMPNIQMEPGKPGSPTLEQMIADVKDGVLVDGAGSFSIDQQRYNGQFGGNAFWEIKNGKVTRMVTDFTYNAITTDFWANLDAVGPPESWEHHGMDGDAKGQPVQSNYPSHGSSPCLIRKVMVGAAFA
- a CDS encoding TldD/PmbA family protein, with translation MSCSREAVKAITDKILNMAKADAVEVDFQGGERSATRYANSSITANLIEHDQQVNITVYYGQKSATTITHQFDDASLKTAIEQAQALAKRKPDNPEAMPLVKPPQNYAPVDAVIDRTVDFGPAERAAMVKKSLDICEKKGVVGAGYIPKLHWTNATANSEGLFSYFRYAEASFILTCRTPDGTGSCWAGQTGLKDVNLIDPVSITERASEKALKSQKPRAIEPGDYTVILESRPAARFLSLLLTSMDARAAEEGRSFMSGAERGQTKVGQKLFGDNVTLRSVMNHPVLRQSPIGEDGLAAQDVAWIEKGVVKNLYYNRFWAQKTGKTPTATSPGMSLVMDGGTTSVEEMIRTTKRGLLVSFFWYMRPVEAMSILYTGMTRDGLFLIENGEITAPVQNFRWNETPVVGFNNISALGPAEPMHTGEAYDQPGTAMVPPMRIEDFTMTSVSPAV